A single genomic interval of Schistocerca americana isolate TAMUIC-IGC-003095 chromosome 2, iqSchAmer2.1, whole genome shotgun sequence harbors:
- the LOC124594390 gene encoding protein takeout-like — translation MVTCLGIVAGDRQYRIPSLNPLRIDTLAVDEGSGPLGLAFTANNATVYGLADTSIDDVRIDLKNQHVEYDLTMPRLELLCIYNVSGKVLLLPIVGNGPGNITLIGVKIRYIYDFGFESRTRDGETKSFAIPKNSKLEYNVTRAYIHLDNLFNGDKLLGETTNRVLNENWQDLAKEVGPTIAEAIGEVMRQILQNIFDVVSYEDAFPDKV, via the exons ATGGTGACGTGCCTTGGTATTGTTGCAGGGGACCGTCAGTACCGCATCCCATCGCTGAACCCGTTGCGCATCGATACGCTGGCTGTGGACGAAGGCTCGGGGCCACTGGGGCTGGCCTTCACCGCCAACAACGCAACTGTCTATGGGCTTGCTGACACAAGTATCGATGACGTTAG GATTGATCTCAAAAACCAGCATGTGGAGTATGATTTAACAATGCCACGCCTTGAGCTCCTCTGTATCTACAATGTAAGTGGGAAGGTGCTTCTATTGCCCATTGTTGGGAATGGGCCAGGCAATATAACACTGA TTGGTGTGAAGATACGCTACATATATGATTTTGGGTTTGAGTCCCGAACACGTGATGGTGAGACTAAATCATTTGCCATTCCCAAGAACAGCAAATTGGAATACAATGTCACACGTGCCTACATCCACCTCGATAATCTCTTCAATGGTGACAAATTATTAG GGGAAACAACAAATAGAGTACTGAATGAAAACTGGCAAGACCTCGCTAAGGAAGTAGGACCTACGATAGCAGAGGCCATTGGAGAAGTCATGCGACAAATTCTACAAAATATTTTTGATGTTGTATCCTATGAAGATGCTTTCCCTGATAAAGTGTAA